A window of the Prosthecobacter debontii genome harbors these coding sequences:
- a CDS encoding DUF4838 domain-containing protein, whose amino-acid sequence MKRRQIALFAVFALSCQWLPAASLTLVSKDIPPAPLILAPDASPRTRETTVLLAHYLGKITGQKPPILDHTPTPLPERAIWIGIQPAVTTLLPNVDLTFQHPEEILIAANEHHVLIAGRDRWDPAHSKITNKEGTVQGVQQEYGTLNAIYTFLQDELGVRWFWPGELGEDVVQRDEIQLTVPFQHRHHPQIRSRGGVFNFSSLGNKGYGRAHEWALRQRLQLDSLTMEGGHGFGDWWDRYHKTHPEIFALQPDGTRSGFPQPRTAKLCMSNPKVWELWLKQVEETLTEDPHRTVFNASPNDGWASGHCTCSNCRAWDHPDGEPRIFNWYKQNEVHPATSDRDVTFANRLAELLEQKYPGKNYRVLMLSYGHSRPVPVKARPSPNVIMSLVANFYGRTGLVDNGSTRGDTYRQQFEGWAKIVPSMLWRPNTGSPAGWQQGLPDLSIQQTIRDLKDVAAAHCEGIFIDAVWEHWATQGPQYYVMAQLVWNPDADAEAILADYYQRAFGSAASAVREYFDALETARMEFTKTNNEAGVFSFPELYTDALLRDSQARLKRAGAAVPPGSLYAQRVAFIQAGLDYTRLTLANIRLMGSYWKKKDAVVAQQVRENWQTIEKLIADHPYALNGGPLKKGAPRMEGLHPDGPRPRVKKRRNANDLDLN is encoded by the coding sequence ATGAAACGCCGCCAGATCGCCCTGTTCGCCGTCTTCGCCCTGAGCTGTCAGTGGCTGCCTGCCGCCAGCTTGACGCTTGTCTCCAAGGACATCCCCCCAGCGCCGCTCATCCTCGCACCTGACGCCTCACCCCGCACCCGCGAAACCACAGTCCTTTTGGCGCACTACCTGGGAAAGATCACGGGGCAGAAGCCACCGATTCTCGATCATACGCCCACCCCTCTGCCTGAGCGCGCCATTTGGATCGGAATTCAACCCGCCGTCACCACTTTGCTCCCGAATGTGGATCTCACGTTTCAACACCCTGAGGAAATCTTGATCGCAGCCAATGAGCATCATGTGCTCATCGCCGGGCGCGACCGCTGGGACCCAGCCCACTCGAAGATCACCAACAAAGAAGGCACCGTGCAGGGAGTGCAGCAGGAATACGGCACCCTCAATGCCATCTACACCTTCCTGCAAGATGAACTCGGTGTGCGTTGGTTCTGGCCTGGGGAGTTAGGCGAAGATGTGGTTCAGCGAGACGAGATCCAGCTCACGGTACCTTTTCAACATCGTCATCATCCGCAAATCCGCTCGCGAGGGGGTGTTTTCAACTTCTCCAGTCTCGGTAACAAAGGCTACGGACGCGCTCACGAGTGGGCGCTTCGTCAGCGTCTCCAGCTCGACTCCCTCACGATGGAAGGCGGGCATGGATTTGGGGATTGGTGGGATCGTTACCACAAAACCCATCCTGAGATTTTTGCCCTTCAGCCTGATGGCACCCGCAGCGGATTTCCTCAGCCTCGCACGGCCAAACTCTGCATGTCCAATCCCAAGGTCTGGGAGCTGTGGCTCAAGCAAGTGGAGGAAACTCTCACCGAGGATCCTCATCGCACCGTTTTTAATGCCTCCCCCAACGATGGCTGGGCCAGCGGCCACTGCACCTGCTCGAATTGCCGAGCCTGGGACCATCCCGATGGAGAACCCCGCATCTTCAATTGGTACAAGCAGAACGAAGTGCATCCGGCAACGAGTGATCGAGATGTGACCTTTGCCAATAGGCTGGCCGAGCTTCTCGAACAAAAATACCCTGGGAAAAACTACCGAGTACTCATGCTCAGCTACGGTCACTCACGCCCTGTTCCTGTCAAAGCTCGACCCTCCCCTAACGTCATCATGTCACTGGTGGCCAATTTCTATGGCCGAACCGGTCTGGTCGATAACGGCTCCACGCGAGGGGACACTTACCGACAGCAATTTGAGGGCTGGGCGAAGATCGTTCCGTCGATGCTGTGGCGTCCCAATACGGGCAGTCCGGCGGGGTGGCAGCAGGGTCTTCCAGATCTCTCCATTCAACAGACGATCCGTGACCTCAAGGATGTCGCTGCGGCACATTGCGAAGGCATCTTCATCGACGCCGTCTGGGAACATTGGGCGACCCAAGGCCCTCAATATTACGTCATGGCTCAACTCGTCTGGAATCCAGACGCCGATGCGGAAGCCATCCTTGCCGACTATTACCAGCGGGCTTTTGGGTCAGCCGCCTCGGCAGTGCGCGAATACTTCGATGCTCTGGAAACTGCACGCATGGAGTTCACCAAGACCAACAATGAAGCGGGGGTCTTCTCATTTCCTGAGCTCTACACCGATGCTTTGCTACGGGACTCTCAGGCTCGCCTCAAACGGGCAGGGGCTGCTGTGCCTCCCGGTTCCCTTTACGCTCAGCGTGTGGCATTCATTCAAGCAGGTCTCGACTACACTCGCCTCACCCTTGCCAACATCCGTCTGATGGGGAGCTACTGGAAAAAGAAAGATGCTGTGGTCGCCCAGCAAGTCCGTGAAAACTGGCAAACGATCGAAAAACTCATCGCGGATCATCCTTACGCCTTGAATGGAGGTCCTCTCAAAAAGGGCGCTCCACGCATGGAGGGGCTTCACCCCGACGGTCCCCGGCCTAGAGTTAAAAAAAGACGCAACGCCAACGATCTGGATCTGAACTGA
- a CDS encoding AMP-binding protein, with protein MFADRWKQILDTRGDEIALWHPGGALTFRDLQKAALSYPSQFCARLGCFYLAQGDGPEITVALLAGFLTGRPVQIVEKDRSRRVPSCCVPRFVSVVKQTVGASGMRRCQFFTLSQIVADVDRLYAALKLDRCQVALAPLSVAHSFGLTTTILQTLLNGLATHWLPTPFPAGMVEALAMHERAFLPGVPAMWKAWLIAGLDVSRVALAVSAGSPLTLDLEAKVRETFHLKLHNLYGTSETGAISYDASETLRTEASDIGHLLPGVTATLEQGRLVVHSDAVGMGYDTVQPGELFHHHHHRTWDRVQLEGSALSYQGCEGPGINVASRKLSPTAISDKIRAATGIRHVRVHGQTSRDPERVQDVVACVGVSPEQLTPEFKSKACAALAPWEVPRHWRIENPGRAVQEGDLPGGYGSVAPQLA; from the coding sequence ATGTTTGCTGACCGCTGGAAACAAATCCTAGACACCCGAGGGGACGAAATCGCCCTCTGGCACCCGGGGGGTGCCCTCACCTTCCGTGATCTGCAGAAGGCTGCGTTGTCTTATCCTTCTCAATTCTGTGCTCGGCTGGGGTGCTTTTACTTGGCGCAGGGGGACGGTCCAGAGATCACCGTCGCTCTGCTGGCGGGTTTTTTGACCGGGAGGCCCGTGCAGATCGTCGAGAAAGATCGTTCCCGCAGGGTGCCGAGTTGCTGTGTGCCGCGTTTTGTCTCGGTGGTGAAACAAACCGTGGGGGCATCTGGAATGCGCCGCTGTCAGTTTTTCACCCTGTCGCAGATCGTGGCGGATGTGGATCGTCTCTATGCAGCGCTGAAGCTGGATCGCTGTCAGGTGGCCTTGGCCCCGCTGAGTGTGGCGCACAGCTTCGGGCTGACGACCACGATTCTCCAAACTCTGCTGAATGGGCTGGCCACGCATTGGTTGCCGACTCCTTTCCCGGCGGGCATGGTGGAGGCCCTGGCCATGCATGAGCGCGCTTTTTTGCCAGGGGTTCCTGCCATGTGGAAGGCATGGTTGATTGCAGGATTGGATGTCTCCCGTGTGGCTTTGGCTGTTTCTGCGGGTTCACCCCTGACGCTCGATCTAGAGGCGAAGGTGCGTGAAACGTTCCATCTGAAGCTGCACAATCTCTACGGCACCAGCGAGACAGGAGCCATCAGCTACGACGCCAGCGAAACCCTGCGTACTGAGGCGAGCGACATCGGCCACCTGCTCCCCGGGGTGACCGCGACCTTGGAACAAGGGCGGCTGGTGGTGCATAGCGATGCTGTGGGCATGGGCTATGACACTGTGCAGCCGGGAGAATTGTTTCACCACCACCATCACCGCACGTGGGATCGCGTGCAGCTAGAAGGCTCGGCGCTGAGTTACCAGGGCTGTGAAGGCCCCGGCATTAATGTGGCTAGTCGGAAACTGAGCCCCACGGCCATCAGTGATAAAATCCGAGCCGCCACGGGAATTCGACATGTGCGGGTGCATGGCCAGACCAGTCGTGATCCCGAACGAGTGCAGGATGTGGTGGCCTGTGTGGGGGTATCCCCTGAGCAGTTGACGCCCGAGTTTAAATCCAAAGCCTGCGCCGCCCTCGCGCCCTGGGAGGTTCCGCGCCACTGGCGCATTGAAAATCCGGGGAGAGCTGTTCAGGAGGGAGATCTTCCTGGCGGCTATGGGTCCGTCGCTCCGCAGTTGGCTTGA